Proteins encoded in a region of the Synechococcus sp. BIOS-U3-1 genome:
- the map gene encoding type I methionyl aminopeptidase, producing the protein MNLFADLLASTNAGSVTATGPRIQKRRGVEIKSARELKIMAKASRIVATVLREIMEMVEPGQTTADLDAYAERRIREMGATPSFKGYHGFPASICSSINDEVVHGIPNSKKVIHAGDLLKVDTGAFFEGYHGDSCVTICVGEVSDQAAALSKVAQESLMAGLAQIRSGNTLLDIAGAVEDRVHEGGFSVVEDYTGHGVGRNLHEEPSVFNFRTDVLPNVKLRPGMTLAVEPILNAGSNACRTLRDRWTVVTRDGSLSAQWEHTIVVTSDGCEILTDRGD; encoded by the coding sequence ATGAACTTGTTCGCTGATCTGCTCGCCTCGACCAACGCCGGCAGTGTGACCGCCACGGGTCCGCGCATTCAGAAGCGTCGGGGAGTGGAAATCAAATCCGCGAGAGAGCTGAAAATCATGGCTAAGGCCAGTCGCATTGTGGCGACTGTGCTTCGGGAAATCATGGAAATGGTTGAGCCCGGCCAAACCACTGCCGATCTGGATGCTTATGCCGAGCGACGCATCAGGGAAATGGGTGCAACCCCAAGTTTCAAGGGCTATCACGGATTCCCCGCCAGCATCTGCTCAAGCATCAACGACGAGGTGGTTCACGGCATCCCCAACAGCAAAAAAGTGATTCATGCCGGGGATTTGCTCAAGGTGGACACAGGTGCATTTTTTGAGGGTTATCACGGCGACAGTTGCGTCACCATTTGTGTTGGTGAGGTGAGTGATCAGGCGGCCGCCCTCAGCAAAGTGGCTCAAGAGTCACTGATGGCAGGACTGGCACAGATCCGCTCGGGTAACACGTTGCTCGATATCGCTGGTGCCGTGGAGGATCGCGTCCATGAAGGTGGATTCAGTGTGGTGGAGGACTACACCGGTCACGGAGTAGGTCGCAATCTCCACGAAGAACCGTCCGTGTTCAACTTTCGCACTGACGTTCTGCCGAACGTCAAACTGCGTCCTGGCATGACCCTGGCGGTGGAACCGATCCTGAATGCCGGCAGCAATGCCTGTCGAACGCTCAGAGATCGCTGGACTGTGGTGACTCGCGACGGCAGCCTTTCAGCGCAGTGGGAACACACGATTGTCGTGACCTCCGATGGATGCGAGATCCTCACCGATCGTGGTGATTAA
- a CDS encoding cation:proton antiporter: protein MTPDRLGLLWGITVFAGAGARLLAAISGLPGVVLLLLSGLLIGRSGLGLVEPLDLGEGLETTVGLLVSLVLFDGGLNLRLPGDTIKATVLRISVLRLLLSLGAGILAAHWLAGLGWSVAAVYSAIVLGTGPTVVTPIVQQIRLAPPLGDVLEAEGLVLEPVGAVLALLLLELLLGDLYGWRGLAIGLLSRLGGGVLIGVAVGWLLAELLRRLPSEQAVGLRLQLTLGVLFLMFAICEWLLPESGLPASVAAGVVVGRRPSTQAAQLDELIRELARLAITMLFPLLAADVSWAELSPLGWGGVSCVLALMLLVRPAAVGVATIGLPLDWRQRLFMGWLAPRGIVTAAVASLFSIRLEQAGILGAGRLQGLVFLTILMTVGFQGLTAQPLARVLGLIQVEPEESGETALQAGQVLPDPGQQ, encoded by the coding sequence ATGACGCCTGACAGGCTCGGACTGCTTTGGGGCATCACGGTGTTTGCCGGCGCCGGAGCTCGATTGCTTGCGGCCATTTCAGGACTGCCAGGGGTGGTTCTATTGCTGTTGTCTGGTCTATTGATCGGACGATCCGGTCTTGGCCTTGTGGAGCCTTTGGACCTGGGAGAGGGGCTTGAGACAACCGTTGGCCTGCTTGTCAGTCTCGTTCTGTTTGATGGAGGGCTGAATCTGCGCTTGCCCGGTGACACCATCAAGGCAACCGTGCTGCGGATCTCCGTACTGCGTTTGTTGCTGTCGCTGGGCGCTGGAATCCTGGCAGCGCATTGGCTGGCTGGACTGGGATGGTCCGTGGCTGCTGTTTACAGCGCCATCGTGCTGGGAACGGGACCAACGGTGGTCACGCCGATCGTGCAACAGATTCGCCTGGCTCCTCCGCTCGGAGATGTGCTCGAAGCGGAGGGACTGGTGCTCGAACCTGTGGGAGCCGTTCTGGCCCTGCTGCTGCTCGAGCTGCTGCTTGGCGATCTCTACGGCTGGAGAGGTCTTGCGATTGGCCTGCTGTCTCGCCTCGGAGGTGGAGTGCTGATCGGAGTTGCTGTTGGATGGCTGCTTGCTGAGCTGTTGAGACGTCTGCCTTCGGAGCAGGCCGTGGGCTTAAGGCTGCAGCTGACCCTTGGCGTTCTGTTTCTCATGTTTGCCATTTGCGAATGGCTGCTTCCCGAATCCGGTCTGCCGGCATCGGTTGCTGCAGGCGTTGTGGTTGGCCGTCGTCCTTCAACGCAGGCGGCTCAGCTGGATGAGTTGATCCGCGAGCTGGCGAGATTGGCAATCACGATGCTTTTCCCGCTGCTGGCTGCTGATGTCTCGTGGGCTGAACTGAGTCCGCTCGGATGGGGTGGCGTCAGCTGTGTTCTGGCGCTGATGCTGCTGGTGCGTCCAGCGGCAGTGGGCGTGGCCACAATCGGATTGCCTCTTGACTGGCGTCAACGCCTCTTCATGGGATGGCTAGCGCCGCGGGGCATTGTCACGGCCGCCGTGGCTTCCCTGTTTTCAATCCGTCTTGAGCAGGCGGGGATCCTCGGAGCTGGTCGACTTCAGGGCCTCGTGTTTCTGACGATCCTGATGACAGTGGGATTTCAGGGACTGACGGCCCAGCCCCTGGCGCGTGTTTTAGGTCTGATTCAAGTCGAGCCTGAAGAGTCAGGTGAGACAGCGCTTCAGGCGGGGCAGGTCCTGCCCGACCCTGGCCAACAATGA
- a CDS encoding type IV pilus twitching motility protein PilT, translating into MTEPTPSLEKIVRIAHEHGHSDVHLGVGEAPRYRDRGEMLLTDWPLTTHQVFHGWLREILSPQQIDDFNRSKEFDGSHAFPFVRVRINLLDSLLGPAMVLRLIPQTILTLEQLQLPDVLQDLSSKPKGLVLVTGPTGSGKSTTLAAMIDWINRHQTRHILTIEDPVEFVHASQRSLIRHREVGIHTLKFHNALRAALREDPDVILVGEIRDRETLSTALEASQTGHLVFGTLHTNSAVKTVERVLGLFAPENQESIRRSLSESLLGVISQGLIRTTDGRRAAYHDILVNNEACKDYIQRGALDEVEEIMERSEFDGMITTNQSLLKLLESGRIETRDALAVSPRPNELDQALRGRSGV; encoded by the coding sequence ATGACTGAGCCGACTCCGAGTCTGGAAAAAATCGTTCGCATCGCCCATGAGCACGGGCATTCCGATGTCCATCTCGGAGTCGGCGAGGCACCCAGATACAGAGACCGCGGCGAAATGCTGTTAACCGATTGGCCGTTAACGACCCATCAGGTCTTTCATGGATGGCTTCGGGAAATCCTCTCCCCGCAGCAGATCGACGATTTCAATCGCAGTAAGGAATTCGACGGGTCCCATGCATTCCCTTTCGTTCGTGTGCGCATCAACCTTCTGGACTCCCTGCTGGGCCCAGCGATGGTGCTGCGACTGATCCCACAGACGATTCTCACGCTTGAGCAACTGCAGTTGCCGGATGTTCTCCAGGATCTGTCTTCAAAACCAAAGGGACTGGTGCTGGTCACGGGACCAACAGGGTCCGGGAAAAGCACGACCCTGGCCGCCATGATCGACTGGATCAATCGTCATCAGACACGCCATATCCTCACCATTGAGGACCCTGTGGAGTTTGTTCACGCCAGCCAGCGATCACTGATCCGACATCGGGAGGTGGGAATTCACACTCTGAAATTCCACAATGCCCTCAGAGCGGCACTTCGGGAGGATCCCGATGTCATCCTGGTGGGTGAAATCCGCGACCGGGAAACCTTGAGCACAGCCCTCGAGGCCTCCCAGACAGGTCATCTGGTGTTTGGAACGCTGCACACGAATTCGGCTGTCAAAACAGTCGAAAGAGTGCTCGGTCTATTCGCTCCGGAAAACCAGGAAAGTATCCGCCGCTCACTGTCTGAATCACTCCTTGGCGTGATTTCTCAGGGATTAATCCGAACCACCGATGGCAGGCGTGCCGCCTATCACGACATTTTGGTGAACAACGAAGCCTGTAAGGACTACATCCAGCGAGGAGCCCTGGATGAGGTGGAGGAGATCATGGAACGCAGTGAATTCGATGGAATGATCACCACAAATCAATCACTGTTGAAACTCCTCGAGAGCGGACGAATCGAAACCAGAGATGCATTGGCAGTCAGTCCGAGACCGAATGAACTCGATCAGGCTTTACGAGGAAGAAGTGGAGTCTGA
- the gltX gene encoding glutamate--tRNA ligase encodes MVRVRLAPSPTGTLHIGTARTAVFNWLFARHQKGQFLLRIEDTDKERSKPEFTTNILDGLAWLGIDWDEDPTIQSERVHEHRSAIQLLLDRGLAYRCYANEEELAAMRELQKAENKAPRYDNRHRHLTAEQEASFKAEGREAVIRFRIDDSEEIHWRDLVRGPMQWRGADLGGDMVIARRAPNDQIGDPLYNLVVVVDDAAMDITHVIRGEDHIANTAKQLLLYQALELTAPVFAHTPLILNAEGRKLSKRDGVTSINDFRSMGYTAEAIANYMTLLGWSVPEGMEERFTLTQAAEVFSFDRVNKAGARFDWDKLNWLNAQVLHGLTPQQLLNEISPLWREQGWSLPEDVSWSLALCELLGPSLTLLKDGIDQAQPFFVCPELEDDGLKQLELEGARGAIGQLVESLESDPWDGGDIAEAQSLLAGAANKAGVKKGVLMKSLRAGLLGRLQGPDLITTWSLLARVGQDLPRLKRCLT; translated from the coding sequence ATGGTGCGTGTTCGTCTGGCCCCAAGTCCAACGGGCACTCTCCATATTGGAACGGCAAGAACAGCAGTTTTCAACTGGTTGTTCGCCCGACACCAAAAGGGTCAGTTCCTGCTGAGAATTGAGGACACTGACAAAGAACGTTCCAAGCCGGAGTTCACTACCAACATCCTTGATGGCCTCGCTTGGCTAGGAATCGACTGGGATGAAGATCCCACTATTCAGAGCGAGCGGGTACACGAGCATCGTTCTGCCATCCAGTTGCTGCTCGACCGAGGCCTCGCCTACCGCTGTTACGCCAATGAAGAGGAGCTCGCAGCAATGCGAGAACTCCAGAAAGCGGAGAACAAAGCACCTCGCTACGACAACCGACACAGGCACCTCACAGCCGAGCAGGAAGCATCGTTCAAAGCCGAGGGCCGTGAGGCGGTGATCCGCTTCCGAATCGATGACAGTGAGGAGATCCACTGGCGCGACCTTGTGCGTGGACCGATGCAGTGGCGCGGAGCCGATCTCGGTGGTGACATGGTGATTGCCCGACGCGCTCCCAACGACCAGATCGGGGACCCTCTTTACAACCTTGTAGTGGTGGTCGATGACGCGGCCATGGACATCACACATGTCATCCGCGGCGAAGACCACATCGCCAACACCGCCAAGCAACTCCTGCTGTACCAGGCTCTTGAGCTGACCGCGCCGGTCTTTGCCCACACCCCGCTGATCCTCAATGCTGAGGGGCGCAAACTCTCGAAGCGAGACGGCGTCACATCGATCAACGATTTCCGTTCCATGGGGTACACGGCCGAGGCGATCGCCAACTACATGACCCTCCTGGGCTGGTCCGTTCCCGAAGGAATGGAGGAACGCTTCACCCTCACGCAGGCCGCTGAAGTGTTCAGCTTCGATCGGGTGAACAAAGCCGGTGCGCGTTTCGACTGGGACAAGCTCAACTGGCTCAATGCCCAGGTTCTGCATGGCCTCACACCGCAGCAACTGCTGAATGAAATCTCGCCGCTCTGGCGCGAACAGGGATGGAGCCTGCCTGAGGACGTGAGCTGGAGCCTGGCCTTATGCGAACTACTCGGACCATCACTCACCTTGCTGAAAGACGGCATTGACCAGGCACAACCCTTTTTTGTCTGCCCTGAGCTTGAGGACGATGGCCTCAAGCAACTGGAGTTGGAAGGAGCCCGGGGCGCAATCGGTCAGCTGGTGGAATCCCTCGAGAGTGATCCATGGGACGGCGGTGACATCGCAGAGGCTCAGTCCTTGCTTGCCGGGGCCGCGAACAAAGCCGGTGTGAAAAAGGGCGTTCTGATGAAATCCTTGCGCGCAGGTCTGCTCGGCCGTCTCCAGGGACCGGATCTGATCACAACCTGGTCATTGTTGGCCAGGGTCGGGCAGGACCTGCCCCGCCTGAAGCGCTGTCTCACCTGA
- a CDS encoding Photosystem I reaction center subunit III — MRRFFALALSALLVFGFAPAARADVAGLTPCSESARFQQRASAASTPQAIARFKMYSKASCGEDGLPHLIVDGRWNHAGDFVLPGLMFLYITGTIGWAGRDYLKAIRGRKDQNMLEIQLDLKLALNSVVKAATWPVAAIAEFNSGKLTESDSKITVSPR, encoded by the coding sequence ATGCGTCGTTTCTTCGCCCTCGCGCTTTCGGCCCTGCTGGTCTTCGGTTTTGCACCGGCCGCCAGAGCTGATGTTGCGGGCCTGACTCCCTGTTCTGAAAGTGCACGCTTCCAGCAACGTGCCAGCGCAGCATCAACTCCACAGGCCATCGCCCGCTTCAAGATGTACAGCAAGGCCTCCTGTGGCGAGGACGGTCTCCCCCATCTGATCGTTGACGGCCGCTGGAACCATGCTGGTGATTTCGTACTCCCGGGACTGATGTTCCTCTACATCACTGGAACGATTGGCTGGGCAGGGCGCGACTATCTCAAGGCCATTCGCGGTCGCAAAGATCAGAACATGCTGGAGATTCAGCTGGATCTGAAGCTTGCATTGAATTCAGTAGTCAAGGCAGCGACATGGCCTGTCGCCGCCATTGCAGAGTTCAATAGTGGCAAGCTGACTGAAAGTGATTCGAAAATCACAGTTTCACCCCGCTGA
- a CDS encoding hyperconserved protein Hcp has translation MELDLQPGDVVKVLESAALGWVRARVIRVKSGGRVVVQSDQGREFTARGNQVRLIEPAGFRP, from the coding sequence ATGGAGTTGGATCTTCAACCTGGTGATGTGGTCAAGGTCCTCGAATCAGCCGCCCTCGGCTGGGTTCGTGCCCGTGTGATTCGTGTCAAATCCGGAGGACGTGTGGTCGTGCAGAGCGATCAAGGTCGTGAATTTACGGCCCGTGGCAACCAAGTTCGTCTGATCGAGCCTGCAGGCTTCCGTCCCTGA
- the wecB gene encoding non-hydrolyzing UDP-N-acetylglucosamine 2-epimerase: MAARPRVTIVLGTRPEAIKLAPVIQEFQACSALETRVVLTGQHREMVTQVMDLFALKADHDLDLMAPRQTLTHVTCAALQGLRDDFQAFPPGLVLVQGDTTTAFAAALAAFYEQIPVGHVEAGLRTDNLLDPFPEEANRRLISQVAQLHFAPTERSEANLKASGVVGRVMVTGNTVIDALLHMAERAPVLSDLPIDWANQRVVLATVHRRENWGERLSNIAAGMLQVLDGHPDTVLLLPLHRNPTVREPLRALLGDHPRVVLSEPLDYDRLVAAMKGCTLLLTDSGGLQEEAPALGKPVLVLRRTTERPEAVESGTARLVGTDSDSIAREASRLLDDPKAYEQMARAVNPFGDGRASGRILEAALALLNG; the protein is encoded by the coding sequence ATGGCTGCCAGGCCCCGCGTCACCATTGTGCTTGGCACCCGCCCGGAAGCCATCAAGCTTGCCCCCGTCATCCAGGAATTCCAGGCCTGTTCAGCTCTCGAGACGAGGGTTGTTCTGACTGGACAGCATCGTGAGATGGTCACTCAGGTGATGGACCTCTTTGCGTTAAAGGCCGATCACGATCTTGATTTGATGGCGCCGCGCCAAACCCTTACCCACGTGACCTGCGCGGCTCTTCAGGGCCTGCGAGATGACTTCCAGGCTTTCCCTCCAGGCTTGGTGCTGGTGCAGGGAGACACCACAACAGCTTTTGCCGCTGCGCTCGCTGCATTTTATGAGCAGATCCCTGTTGGCCATGTGGAGGCCGGTTTACGAACGGACAATCTCTTAGACCCTTTCCCAGAGGAGGCCAACCGCCGTTTGATCTCTCAGGTTGCCCAGTTGCATTTCGCTCCCACCGAGCGCTCGGAAGCCAACCTGAAGGCTTCCGGTGTGGTCGGTCGTGTAATGGTCACCGGCAACACGGTCATCGATGCGCTCTTGCATATGGCTGAGCGGGCTCCTGTTCTGTCTGATCTGCCCATCGATTGGGCCAACCAGCGCGTGGTTCTCGCCACGGTTCATCGCCGGGAGAATTGGGGAGAGCGGCTGAGCAACATCGCTGCGGGCATGCTTCAGGTGCTTGACGGCCATCCTGATACCGTCCTGCTGCTGCCACTGCACCGCAATCCGACGGTTCGGGAGCCATTGCGTGCTCTGCTTGGCGATCATCCCCGTGTCGTCCTCAGCGAGCCCCTTGACTATGACCGCCTGGTCGCTGCGATGAAGGGATGCACCCTGCTGCTTACCGATTCCGGTGGACTCCAGGAGGAAGCTCCAGCGCTTGGGAAGCCGGTCCTGGTGTTGCGTCGCACGACTGAGCGTCCAGAAGCTGTGGAGTCCGGTACAGCACGGTTGGTCGGGACAGACAGTGATTCCATTGCTCGTGAGGCTTCACGCCTTCTCGATGATCCCAAGGCTTATGAGCAAATGGCTCGGGCGGTGAACCCCTTCGGAGATGGTCGAGCTAGCGGCAGGATTCTTGAAGCAGCACTTGCTTTACTCAACGGCTGA
- the psaJ gene encoding photosystem I reaction center subunit IX, producing the protein MKKFLSTAPVVAAIWFTLTAGILIEWNRFFPDLLFHPL; encoded by the coding sequence ATGAAAAAATTTCTCTCCACAGCACCAGTGGTCGCAGCCATTTGGTTCACATTGACTGCAGGAATCCTGATCGAGTGGAACAGATTCTTCCCGGACCTGCTGTTCCACCCGCTCTAA
- the tsaD gene encoding tRNA (adenosine(37)-N6)-threonylcarbamoyltransferase complex transferase subunit TsaD, translated as MAKVLALETSCDESAAAVVEHSDGRLQVLSHRIASQIEEHAQWGGVVPEIASRRHVEALPHLIDQALSDAGLPISDLDAVAATVTPGLVGALMVGSVTGRTLAALHNRPFIAIHHLEAHLASVRLALSPPEPPYLVLLVSGGHTELIRVDATGALERFGRSHDDAAGEAFDKVARLLGLEYPGGPAIQAAAVEGDVTRFLLPKGRVSKPGGGFYPYDFSFSGLKTAMLRQVEACRTWKEPLPLADLAASFQQVVVDVLVERSLRCCSDLRLSTLVMVGGVAANQRLRQCMHAKGAEQGVDVHLAPLSYCTDNAAMVGAAALDRLTCESISSSLALGVSARWALENCAPLYQSNPPF; from the coding sequence ATGGCCAAGGTCCTAGCCCTCGAAACAAGTTGTGACGAGTCTGCTGCGGCTGTTGTAGAGCACAGCGATGGTCGCCTGCAGGTGCTGTCGCACCGGATTGCGTCTCAAATCGAGGAGCATGCCCAATGGGGCGGTGTGGTGCCCGAGATCGCCTCACGCAGGCATGTGGAGGCACTTCCTCATTTGATCGATCAGGCGCTCAGTGATGCCGGACTGCCGATCAGCGATCTGGATGCCGTGGCTGCCACTGTCACCCCAGGTCTCGTTGGGGCCCTGATGGTGGGTTCCGTGACGGGTCGTACTTTGGCGGCGCTTCACAACCGACCTTTCATCGCTATTCACCATCTCGAAGCCCATCTGGCTTCGGTTCGGCTGGCTTTGTCCCCTCCAGAACCTCCTTACCTCGTTCTGCTCGTCAGCGGTGGGCATACGGAATTGATTCGCGTCGATGCAACAGGAGCGCTGGAGCGTTTCGGACGCAGTCATGATGATGCGGCTGGAGAAGCCTTTGACAAGGTGGCTCGTCTGTTGGGACTTGAGTACCCGGGAGGCCCCGCGATCCAGGCTGCGGCCGTTGAGGGTGATGTGACCCGTTTCCTGTTGCCAAAAGGGCGTGTCTCAAAACCCGGAGGGGGTTTTTACCCCTACGACTTTTCATTCAGTGGTCTAAAAACCGCAATGCTTCGTCAGGTGGAGGCTTGTCGGACTTGGAAAGAGCCACTACCCCTGGCTGATCTGGCTGCCAGCTTCCAGCAAGTCGTTGTGGATGTGCTGGTCGAGCGCAGCCTCCGATGCTGTTCTGATCTCCGCCTGTCGACATTGGTCATGGTTGGTGGGGTAGCGGCCAATCAACGGTTGCGTCAATGCATGCATGCAAAAGGAGCTGAACAGGGGGTTGATGTGCACCTGGCACCCCTGAGCTACTGCACCGATAACGCAGCGATGGTGGGTGCTGCTGCCCTTGATCGGTTGACGTGTGAATCCATTTCCAGTTCTTTAGCTTTAGGTGTTTCAGCACGCTGGGCTCTCGAAAACTGCGCACCTCTGTATCAATCGAATCCGCCTTTCTGA
- a CDS encoding DUF1643 domain-containing protein, with the protein MLYSTADAAFSPCGHYRWMLRRSIRMPSRDDPCKLLLFVGLNPSLADAGRDDPTLRRLQGFARDWGYHQLVVLNVFGRISPSPRALRRCDDSVGLDTDPVLNSWFQSWSRSPACDLWLGWGEAGSLYRRDDQVVTMLATALALRFQGAPPLVIGTTRSGQPRHPLYVAAGSRLFPWACTVR; encoded by the coding sequence TTGCTTTACTCAACGGCTGATGCCGCTTTCAGCCCTTGCGGCCATTACCGCTGGATGCTGCGTCGTTCAATCCGCATGCCGTCGCGGGATGATCCCTGCAAGCTGCTTCTGTTTGTCGGTCTCAATCCTTCCCTGGCCGATGCTGGTCGTGATGACCCCACCCTGAGGCGACTTCAGGGTTTCGCTCGGGACTGGGGCTATCACCAGCTGGTGGTTCTCAATGTGTTCGGAAGGATCTCTCCATCCCCAAGGGCTTTGCGTCGTTGCGATGATTCTGTGGGGCTGGACACCGACCCAGTGCTGAATAGCTGGTTTCAGAGCTGGTCTCGCTCACCTGCCTGCGACCTCTGGTTGGGGTGGGGTGAGGCAGGCTCCCTGTATCGCCGTGACGATCAGGTGGTGACGATGCTCGCCACTGCTCTAGCTCTGCGTTTTCAGGGGGCTCCCCCACTGGTGATTGGCACAACACGGAGCGGTCAACCTCGTCACCCGCTCTATGTGGCTGCAGGGAGCCGGCTTTTCCCCTGGGCCTGTACGGTTCGCTGA
- the gmk gene encoding guanylate kinase, with protein sequence MATTDFRARLALLTGPSGVGKGTLVTRLLERHPQLWLSVSATTRAPREGEQDGVHYFFHSRESFDRLVSEGGLLEWAEFAGNCYGTPKRPVLDKLEAGTPVLLEIELEGARQVRCSFPDALQIFLAPPSFGELEQRIRGRGTDAEAAIVKRLDRARAELEAQQEFDAVVINDDLETALGDVERLMGLADA encoded by the coding sequence ATGGCAACGACCGATTTCCGCGCCAGGCTCGCTTTGCTGACTGGCCCCAGCGGCGTTGGCAAGGGGACTCTGGTGACACGCCTACTTGAGCGCCATCCCCAGCTCTGGCTTTCTGTTTCCGCCACCACTCGTGCTCCTCGAGAGGGTGAACAAGATGGAGTTCATTACTTCTTCCATTCGCGTGAATCGTTTGACCGACTGGTCAGCGAAGGAGGATTGCTGGAGTGGGCTGAATTCGCAGGAAATTGCTACGGAACTCCCAAGCGACCAGTCTTGGACAAGCTTGAGGCGGGAACTCCCGTCTTGCTTGAAATCGAACTCGAGGGTGCTCGCCAGGTGCGTTGCAGTTTTCCTGATGCTCTGCAGATTTTTCTCGCACCACCAAGTTTTGGAGAGCTTGAACAAAGGATCAGAGGCCGCGGCACTGACGCAGAAGCCGCAATCGTGAAGCGGCTGGATCGCGCCAGGGCTGAACTCGAAGCACAGCAAGAATTTGATGCTGTTGTCATCAATGATGACCTTGAAACCGCTCTCGGTGATGTTGAGCGGTTAATGGGGCTTGCCGATGCTTGA
- a CDS encoding PepSY domain-containing protein, which yields MLVALWMARLRRWHSRVAPLVLLPLMTTVITGLSYRLARDWFGMSRDSAHWLMSLHEGEWLGPQLEPLVVVLNALGVLWMLITGGGMMVQSWRNAWKKRGVDGESRG from the coding sequence ATGCTGGTGGCTCTCTGGATGGCACGACTGCGGCGCTGGCACAGCAGAGTGGCGCCCTTAGTACTTCTACCGTTGATGACCACGGTCATCACTGGTCTGAGCTATCGGCTAGCGCGCGACTGGTTTGGCATGAGTCGCGACAGCGCTCACTGGCTGATGAGCCTGCATGAGGGTGAATGGCTAGGACCGCAGCTTGAACCTTTGGTGGTTGTCCTCAACGCGCTGGGCGTGCTCTGGATGTTGATCACGGGCGGAGGAATGATGGTGCAGTCCTGGAGAAACGCCTGGAAGAAGCGCGGAGTCGACGGTGAGTCGAGGGGGTAA
- the rplS gene encoding 50S ribosomal protein L19, giving the protein MAADQKDTSAQDNADVTSTENESPKTAAPAAKADRLNPADLIREFEKAQQKTDLPDIYVGDTVRVGVRISEGNKERVQPYEGVVIAKRHGGVNQTITVRRIFQGIGVERVFMLHSPQVASIKVERRGKVRRAKLFYLRERVGKATRVKQRFDR; this is encoded by the coding sequence ATGGCAGCGGACCAGAAAGACACATCTGCACAAGACAATGCAGATGTCACAAGCACTGAGAACGAGTCCCCGAAGACTGCTGCTCCAGCCGCCAAGGCTGACCGCCTCAACCCTGCTGATCTAATCAGAGAGTTTGAGAAAGCGCAGCAGAAAACAGATCTTCCCGATATTTACGTGGGAGACACAGTTCGCGTTGGCGTTCGCATCAGCGAGGGCAATAAGGAGCGTGTTCAGCCCTACGAGGGGGTGGTGATCGCCAAGCGTCACGGCGGGGTGAATCAGACCATCACTGTTCGCCGCATTTTTCAAGGGATTGGCGTTGAAAGAGTGTTTATGCTGCATAGTCCCCAAGTGGCCTCCATCAAGGTGGAGCGCCGCGGTAAGGTACGGCGGGCGAAGCTTTTCTATCTGCGGGAACGGGTGGGCAAGGCCACCCGCGTGAAGCAGCGCTTCGACCGCTGA
- a CDS encoding high light inducible protein — protein sequence MSIKAETRQPNNVEEVDSRELNAWRRGFTPQAEIWNGRLAMLGLSVSLGILFVIRVSAASAPVA from the coding sequence ATGTCGATCAAGGCCGAGACGCGCCAGCCGAACAACGTTGAAGAGGTGGATTCCAGAGAACTCAATGCCTGGCGTAGAGGGTTTACTCCTCAGGCAGAAATCTGGAATGGACGCCTGGCGATGCTCGGTTTGTCTGTGTCGCTCGGAATTCTGTTTGTGATCCGGGTTTCCGCTGCAAGCGCCCCGGTTGCCTGA